The Syngnathus acus chromosome 12, fSynAcu1.2, whole genome shotgun sequence genome contains the following window.
ataagttgaaaaaaataaataaataatgcacagATGACGGACGGAAGTGGTTTTTCGTACATCCGTGTAATCGTACATGTCCAGGTCAAGTGCCAACAAACCTCTCAGTCCGTCCAACGGACTGTTTTGGCACACTAACATGAAagcctgggaaaaaaagattcccTCTGAAACGGAAATTTGCtacttcttcattttcatcctgATATttgatgtatatttttatttataaaaatattaataaataaatcagaacttgaaaaagaaattctaAACCAAAATAAGACTATTTTTTCTGGCAAAGAAAGCTTCTAtcagacaaaagacaaaaagtacTGACCGGTACCAACCGATCATTagactttatttttaacatgacgtggcaataaacattttaaagtttgaGCAGCAACACATGAATAATCCCcaaatttacatttgaaaattggACCGTGAACCAGAGTTGATCCGTATACTACatataatgaaaataaaaacacaaaccaaACACAGTAACATAACAGAATAGCAAAATCCATCAACATATTGGTAAACACGTGTTCTTAAAATTTGAACTCAGAAATACAGTGACAATCGAATCAAAAGCATTCAACAAGTTGCTTGTTACTGATTTTAATGACGTATTCATACATGTCTGTATGCCCTCACACTGGCTGATTTAATTATtcgaaaaaagtcaatttaacATGTGAAAAAGAGTTTGAGTTCCACTTGAAGTATGATAAGATGCAATAATAATCAAAACTAATAAATAATAGTTCCACCATTTAAAGTGTTTCAAAGTCGTGTCAAATCCTGAAAAATTGTCTCTTTAAATAACATGATTcaaagaaatgcaaattgtTCCATGTAACTTTCTTGGTGGCCAGGAACCTCATATGTCTGCTATTAAAGCCTTTCACAGTCAGCAGTGTGTGATCTCTGGCTAAATGTCAAACCATCCACGGAGCATTAACTGACCCTGAGCCACTTTCACTAAGCTCTGTTTGACAGCATCGAGCATGAGTGAAATTCCCAAATTTTACCATTTGGTTTATCTCCTTCCTTTGTTCTTCTGAggtgcccccctccccccctcagCAACTGGAGTCCTCGCTGCCAGCACTGCCGCCTCTTCCTCCAGATTTGTTGGGAGAGCTAACGGCAATCTGGCAACCGTTGGTCACATGACTCATGACCTTCTGTTTGAGCTGAGAGACCTGCTCCCGCAACATAGAGGCGGTGGAAGCCAGGTCTGAGTTCTGACTCTTCAGGATCTTCACTTTCTCCTCTAATCGTGAGATTCGCTCAAGTTTACGTTTACGGCATTTGGATGCCGCGATGCGGTTACGGAGTTTCTTACGCTCAGCTTTGATTCTCTCTTGTGTCTCTAAATCAATGGGGGAGAGGGAAGGAGGTGATGTGGGGTCTCCCGGTAGATGAGGGACTTCTGGGACAGTTTGAGGGGCATCCAAACCTCTGATATGTGGTTGAGGGGCTCCACCGCCGTTATGGCCTGAGCTGGCACTGTAAGTCATCTGCGCTCCAGAATATGCCAGCTGTCCCTGGTTGTAGCTGCTGAGGTTAGTGTAGATGGGCACGTCGCTCGTGGACATCAAGTTCCTCTGGTAGGATGCTTGTAAGGAGACATTGGTGGAGGAGGATGGTGACATGTGCCCTCCCACCAGCTGGTTCTGCTTGTGAAGGTCCGCGAGCGCTTTAACGAAGCCATCGGCAAAGCCTTCTTGCTCGTTGGTGGCCTGGTTCCGATACATGAACGGGTTGGCGGAGTTGGACAGAGGGCTGGTGGTGACCAGTCCCTGGTTGGACTGGATGATCAGATGCTCCAGGTCAGGGGAGGCTAGCTTCAGCATGTTCATGTCAGCCGAGGATGCCGATGAAGTCATTAAGGAGGTATTGTTGGCCAGTCCCAGGTTATTGGGGTTGGTACCTCTTCCTCCTGCTACAATGCTACCACTGCCTGGGAAATGATGGCTTCCTACAGACATGGCCTTCTTACACATTAACATCTTGTTTCCAGCGTAGCGTTCGTATTCTGAAAATTGACTGAAGCTGTGGATGGCGGGGGAGTCGTCATGGTAGAAAGGAGTCTCCATCTTGGCTGTCATTGATGAGGAATTCTCTGAGAAGTAATCTTCATAATCAGATTAACCTCAATAACATAAGAGATTGAAATGTTCCACTGACGTCGGTGAGTGGAGGATGAAGAACGAGGAACGACAAGGAGACTATAGAATCCAAGTACTGGCAGGAGAACAAGCAGGTCCAGAAGTCAAAATGAgacacaagaacaaaaaagatGCAACGTTAATGAGAATATATTACAATTTTTCAAACGatgtggatttttattttatccatCCACATTTGTGAGGAGGGAGCTCACCGATGTTAAAAGTGAGGACCTGGCACACAACTGTACTTTACCAAAGTTGTTTGAGGTTGTACAAGTCTCTCAAATCCATCATTGATGCCAAACTAACGCAAGCATGCCTTTTATAGACTTTGCTGGAGCAGAAAAGTGCTCTTGGAGTCGTAAGAGACAAATTAACTAAAACGTCAGGGTATGCCAACACTGATCTTCTTTCATTGTACCTGAAGTGGAGGGCTTGTTTCACCATTGCAAAGCCAGGATAATGAGAGTACATGGctcaaacaataaatattagATTCCTAATAGATgtagtaaatatttttttaattcatttagtaTAACAGTAAAAACCCCATACATGTACATTATAAACAAGTAAATGACTTTGGACGGCAAAATTAAGCATCACCTTATTTAGGTGTTTTGGCTGCACAGAAGGCCGCAAATTTCAAGTTGCTGGGTCACCTGACATTGATTATAAACACCAAATCCACAAAAAGACAAGCAATTCATACATTACCTAAAAGAAAACTCCTGAGGGCAAGCTTGTTGCAGGAGCGCCTGGTCAGTTTCTACTGCTGTACCATCGAGAGAATGCTGTCATATTGTGTGACTGTTGAGCCCTGTGCTGTTACCAGCCAGTTGATTCCTGgtgcaacaaacacaaatcttGTCATGAAAGCGTCATAGAAGTCAACAGAAAAAAGCATAGCCTATCCTGAAAATGTAGCAAAAGGACAAGAGGAACATCCCCATAATGTTCTGAACAGAAAATCAATGCCCTCaatgaaagagagaaaaaaagcagagcaTGTGTTTGTTGTATACTATGTTAGCTAGCAGGCTAGCTACTGTGCTAATGGGCTGTGGTAGAAGAAATAAGATCCAGCTGTGCTTGCATAGGTTCTTTCTGGAACCCTCGGACTTcaaaaaactaacaaaatcAATCAACCAGCAGCTTCTGCCCATACTTTAGAGCAACCCAGGCTCAATGTAGCTTATGTGTAAATTATACTGGTCAGTAAATTTCAGCGAGAGTTTCTGTATTATATTTTTGGGCGatttaagaaaatgttttttacttttttctggACCATTATgtttttgagatatttttttgtttgacccACAAAAGCTTGCACAACATAGATTTTACCGTTTGTTGTAATTTATAGCTatgacagtttaaaaaaaatccacctgcTTCTGACCCTAACCCTTAAAAAGTTACtagctaaaaatatttttagaatcaattattcagctgattattccatcgattaattgaataatcggatgcatttttatttgacataaAACTGTattataaaaccatatattcCCCAATTTACTGTTTATTTGGTATTGTTTAGTGATTAAAAACTATTAATAACAAACAATATCACACACGAGGGATTAATGTTGtattcaccatttttttttccaaactgaTTCAGTTATTGGCGCaattattgttttccaaagtaaaagcagacgCTTGCGaatgtattgttttgattaaacacaaaatattatctgtttgtttgcatgaatgatgacaaaaatgaactAGTGGTATTGTCATTCAAATCTGACCACTCATAATTTTTAATACCACTTATCAACAGGTTTGTGGGTAAGCTTGAGCCTCGGTGAGACGCAATTTGCACTCTGAAGGGCAGGAGCAAATACAATGTAAAGCATGGGTAGCCAACTTGGGTCCTCAAGGGCTGGTGCCCTACATGGTTTCTATGTctccctgttgcaacacagtttattcaaatgatcaggattgttatccagcttctgcaaaCCTTGCTAATTATTTGACCGTttgccctcgaggaccggagtCGCGTATCCATGGTatagaccacaggtgtcaaactcaaggcccggggcccagatacggcccgccacatcattttatgtggcccgcgaagacaaattgtgcatcaaatttgtttgtcattactagaattgcaaattgtcttcacttttaataatatctttttatttaattatttgaccAGTtcttactcgtctgatttgaaaacgagttatttgtcagtttgttttgcagattttactgtatataatatgaggtggtcatacatttatttgggttgacagtcataatggccctccgaaagaagctatgactacaatgcggcccgcaaaaaaaatgagtttgacacccatgtCACACCCAAAAGTTCACGTAAATcgttacaaaatgacaaattggcaGGATGATGAACGGATGATGTGcgacacccaaaaaaaaaggaaagacatgATATTTTGGTTATTTATAGCATAGTATGGTATAGTTTTAATGGTCCGGCCCACTTGGCATCTACCGGGGCCGTATGTGGCCCACAAtgtgaaatgagtttgacacccctggtatagaCAAACGGAAATTCAGACATAAGGATAATGTCCAGTGTTCAATCAACCCAACATGGACATCGTTTTAGGATAGTGGGAGGAAGCTGAGGGAAAAGCAACTCTTAAGAATGAGGAGAACATGCCAGTTCAACACCAAGGCAAGAGCTGACGTTCAAACACTGAACCTCATGATTGTGAGGCACACCCAATTTCCACTTCTCCACTATGCTGGagttacacacaaaaaaagtgtttggggTGCTGATTGATTTCAATTTTGGCAAAACCCATGCCTGTcccatataaaaacaaacaacacagtTTTACATGGCTCTCACTTTTTAGTTACTATACTACTTGACAGTAACTATCGACAATTACCATAATCCTGACAATATTCAGTTCAATGCAACGCTCAATAAAGACGCTCAACATGCAATCACAcagctctgcttttcttaTTCATCTACTATCACCACGTGACAAACAAACACgttgcatataaaaaaaaaatattaggtgTAATATTTTAATGTGCTCTATCATATTTCGATTTATCCCCGGGCTCATCAAGTTTTAACTACTGCCacgaacttaaaaaaaatcaccgtTTTCCCGGTCCGAACAAGACCAAACCTCCTCGTGCACACAAACAGTGTTTTCCTCTAAAACTCACACATGCAAAACAGCAGGTCGGCTTGCGAATATGGAGGATAAAAAATCGTGAATACTCACAGAAGAAGGCAGAGCGATGTCGAAGCATCTGAGAGCAGACAGAGTGAGTCAGGCAGCACACGCGCATACACATGCGcgcataaacacacaaacgaACTCCTCGCTCTCCGACCGTCAAGTGACTCACGCGCTGACGTTTTTCTTCTGCTTTATTCTCCctgtcatatttgttttgatatcATCAATTTGAAGTGAAATTGGTTTATCAACGTTTAATAGGAATACCAAGAAAAACACTCAAATCAAACAGCGAATTTTCATGCGCACACTTTGAATTTGGTGAATACGTAGTAGACATTTCTTGGAAATGGTAGTCAGGATGGATGAAATGAGCTAATTGTGAAAGTAAAAAACGCAAGGGAAAAAACCGAATTTATTTCAAGAGACTGAGTACTCGCAAAGGCTGCGGATACTAGTCATTGGCGCCCTCTGGCGGCCTTTTTACACTCAGGAAGAAAATGGCATGCATGGTTGACAGAACATCCATATCAATCCCCTCAAATGCTCACTGAGATTCAGTTCATGTTTATGAACTTCATACTCTTGCATGAAGTGCCTTTTTAGTgttgctataaaaaaaatccatacgTTTATATAATCAAAGTTAATTTCTGCATGGctgcatttttctcttttgaatTCCATCAATGTCCATCCACTGGTATGCCCATTAAGATGCAATATCCATATTATGTCtgtttttaatgttaatattAACACATTAATCATCTACAGGTGCTGTcttcaaaagagaaaaatagaaCATTATCATTCAGCTTGAATATGGTCTAATTTTACTCTTGAAAGCAGTACAGGCAACAACACCTTTACTTACTCATGTGTATCATACAGAAAGTTAAGGTTGCCGACGTTTTTGTACCTCCGTGTACTTATTTTACAATATGAattgttgcacttttttttcaatccatTTAATATCTGTCTTATTTTGAATAGGTAAAATAATCAATATTCATCAATATCGGCTGATTACTTACATTCTGATCAAATTTTCAGTCATATATCGCCCAGGCCTTCATAGTATCTGGCttaacagttgaaagttggaactgTATTGTTTTTGCGCTTCAATGTATTTTCAGCAAATACTAAAACTCAGGGATTTAGGCtttattttgttcataaatgacaaatgagtCATATTCAGTATACCTTCCACAGGCAGGTCAGCCATATGGGAGTGAATGCAACGGCTGCATGCTGTCCTCTGGTGGACACAAAATGCCATTGCAACATAAGCATAAACGACGCACCAATAGAGTTGtcatattcatttttaatcctTGCCTTTTTAGTCACAAACTTTCGAGacaatgatatttttttctttgcaagtATTTTCTTTGATCTTACTAGAAAGACAATTGGAAAATGACTTATGAGCATACCAAACACAATTATACATTTACTCAATATCAGTAGATACTGTAATATTTCCCGTagatttatttacaaatcaaACCAGACATCGTTTACTGAATATTTTATCATTCTTGTACACATTTACAAATCTGGTG
Protein-coding sequences here:
- the june gene encoding junE proto-oncogene, AP-1 transcription factor subunit, coding for MTAKMETPFYHDDSPAIHSFSQFSEYERYAGNKMLMCKKAMSVGSHHFPGSGSIVAGGRGTNPNNLGLANNTSLMTSSASSADMNMLKLASPDLEHLIIQSNQGLVTTSPLSNSANPFMYRNQATNEQEGFADGFVKALADLHKQNQLVGGHMSPSSSTNVSLQASYQRNLMSTSDVPIYTNLSSYNQGQLAYSGAQMTYSASSGHNGGGAPQPHIRGLDAPQTVPEVPHLPGDPTSPPSLSPIDLETQERIKAERKKLRNRIAASKCRKRKLERISRLEEKVKILKSQNSDLASTASMLREQVSQLKQKVMSHVTNGCQIAVSSPNKSGGRGGSAGSEDSSC